The following proteins are encoded in a genomic region of Dokdonia donghaensis DSW-1:
- a CDS encoding GNAT family N-acetyltransferase: MTHIALTAQSISLRLIDLSDLAAIHVLHSFPETDKYNTLGIPKDLEETKHIITSWVAAHSATPITTYTFAIERATDQEFVGLIGLKLWPQKHRRGEIWYKIHPDHWRKGYATQSVNLVLDFGFETLKLHRIQAGCAVANTGSIKVLEKVGMTREGRGRKVLPLKTGWSDNFEYSILDTDARGE; encoded by the coding sequence ATGACCCACATAGCATTAACAGCTCAGAGCATCTCACTACGGCTTATAGACCTCTCAGACCTGGCAGCTATACACGTACTACATTCTTTTCCCGAGACAGATAAATACAACACGCTAGGCATCCCAAAAGATCTAGAGGAGACCAAGCATATCATCACCAGCTGGGTAGCAGCTCATAGTGCGACACCTATCACAACTTATACTTTTGCCATAGAGCGTGCTACAGATCAAGAGTTCGTTGGGCTCATCGGTTTAAAGTTATGGCCTCAAAAACATCGTAGAGGCGAGATATGGTATAAGATCCATCCAGACCACTGGCGTAAAGGCTATGCCACTCAGTCTGTAAACCTGGTCTTAGATTTTGGTTTTGAAACGCTCAAACTACACAGAATACAAGCGGGCTGTGCCGTAGCAAATACCGGCTCTATAAAAGTGCTAGAAAAAGTAGGAATGACACGAGAAGGCCGCGGTCGCAAGGTCTTACCCCTTAAAACCGGCTGGTCAGATAATTTTGAATACTCCATACTCGATACCGATGCGCGTGGGGAGTGA
- a CDS encoding MFS transporter: MLERASYYGLRALVILYMVGEILKMERADAFSIYGIFTGSIVFSKIIGAVIGDIIIGNKKAIIAGGIIQALGAFCLCIPSTIGLYLGLFLTVLGSGLFTPNIISNFGKSYLMKTKLLDAGFTIFYLALNLGSFLGILAIGYIGDMYSYTIGFIIAGTLMLLALIPLYYTKAVNYQKIEVIKSSPSKRLISILSALLLVGLFWGFYELSGNRIYDLQLQLMEKSTLAIPKHIWQSLNAIFILPISIIAIVIWSYFFSNQSFKLMIGFISGAISFGILLLVPETATDSHTMTYLISLVFLVISEIHIAPIVYSILTKFANPKYLAILVSLVFLPTRLISLIFGLYRDRLYDYPMLGLKIGLIGMAIIGVLLGIYQLLRKKVT, encoded by the coding sequence ATGCTAGAAAGAGCATCATACTACGGTTTACGAGCACTAGTTATTCTTTATATGGTAGGAGAAATACTTAAAATGGAGCGTGCTGATGCATTTTCTATTTATGGAATTTTTACTGGTTCTATAGTTTTTTCTAAAATTATAGGTGCCGTTATAGGAGATATTATAATTGGAAATAAAAAAGCTATAATTGCTGGCGGTATTATTCAAGCGCTAGGAGCATTTTGTTTATGTATACCGAGCACAATAGGCTTATATCTAGGTCTTTTCCTTACTGTTTTAGGCAGTGGTTTATTTACTCCTAACATCATTTCGAATTTTGGCAAATCCTATCTAATGAAAACCAAATTACTAGATGCTGGGTTTACCATATTCTATCTAGCTTTAAATCTAGGTTCATTTTTAGGGATTCTAGCGATTGGTTATATCGGAGATATGTATAGTTATACTATTGGTTTTATAATCGCGGGGACTCTAATGTTACTTGCCTTAATTCCATTATATTATACTAAAGCAGTTAATTATCAAAAAATAGAGGTGATTAAATCCTCACCTTCAAAAAGGTTAATATCCATACTAAGTGCTTTACTGCTAGTGGGGTTATTCTGGGGTTTTTATGAATTATCTGGCAACCGAATTTACGACTTGCAGCTACAATTAATGGAGAAATCTACTTTAGCCATTCCAAAGCATATATGGCAATCTTTAAATGCCATTTTCATTTTACCGATAAGTATTATTGCTATTGTAATTTGGTCCTACTTCTTCAGTAATCAATCCTTTAAGCTAATGATTGGTTTTATTTCAGGAGCCATATCCTTTGGTATATTACTATTAGTGCCAGAGACAGCTACAGATAGTCATACGATGACTTACTTAATCTCTCTTGTATTTCTTGTAATTTCAGAAATACACATCGCACCAATTGTTTATTCCATTTTGACAAAATTTGCAAACCCAAAATATTTGGCAATCTTAGTGAGCTTGGTTTTTTTACCTACGCGATTAATCTCTCTAATTTTTGGACTATACAGAGACAGGCTGTATGATTATCCAATGTTAGGACTCAAAATAGGACTTATTGGAATGGCTATTATAGGAGTATTGCTGGGGATTTATCAATTGTTACGCAAAAAAGTAACTTGA